The nucleotide sequence AAACTAGGCTTATACCCCGTGGTGCAATAACAAAACTCAAGAAGGATGATTTAAAAAATAAAATATTGGAGAATTGGTCATACTTTCAGCTTCAAAAAATGATAGAATATAAGGCTGAAAATGTAGGAATAAAAGTAAGATATATTAATCCAGAATATACGTCTCAAAAATGTTCAGTATGTGGCCATGTAGATAAAGAAAATAGGGAAAGTCAGAGTAAGTTTATTTGTAAGAAGTGCGGATTTACAGCAAATGCGGACTATAATGCATCACAGAATATTGCTAAAAGTAATTAAAAATATATAATATATTTCTTAGAAAGATGATATGTACCAAAATAAATTTTATAAAAGATTTTAATTATATATATATTGATTTAAATGTAATAATATTATACAATATAACCATTAAAAATAAAGTTTGAGGCGTTTGTCGGAAGTGCCTGGCTAAATAAAAACCGAAAAAAGTGAATCTATAGGAACATCATTCATTATATGATGTTCCTTTTATATTATACAGTTAGGGTGTGAAATATAGTGGGCAAATTAGATGATAATATTTCATATGTTCATTTGGACAAGCAGTATTTTGAGGAAAATTCTGATTTTGTAGAAATGTTAGATCCAAATAATCCAACAAAGCAGTTCAAAAGAATGTATTTGTTTCTAAGTGTTATTTATGATGGAAATACTTTTTTAGTTCCTTAAGGAGCACCATGGAAGGAGAAAGGAAATTTGGTATTATAGATTATCCTGTGCCTTCTAATACAAGACCCAATGCTGGTTTGGATTATAGAAAGATATTGATAGTAAATGATAGTAAATATATAGTAAATGTAGGTATTGAAGATAGTGATGGAGTTTCAAAGAGTCAACAGAGAATTATAAGAAATAACTATCTCATAATATG is from Clostridium fermenticellae and encodes:
- a CDS encoding transposase; the encoded protein is MTKLKKDDLKNKILENWSYFQLQKMIEYKAENVGIKVRYINPEYTSQKCSVCGHVDKENRESQSKFICKKCGFTANADYNASQNIAKSN